One region of Candidatus Polarisedimenticolaceae bacterium genomic DNA includes:
- a CDS encoding heme exporter protein CcmB — MNAPPGFFKAAWIVARKDLRIEGRTKETLAASLLFALVTLVVFAFAFGIDTIKRMGSPQVIPGILWVTVAFSAIVGFTRSFRLERDRSAFVAVAMAPIDRGAVFAGKWIANVVLLIAIEAILLPLTAVFFDADIVTPAGPLALVVLVHTLGLAALGTLFGGVVSRLGRGEALLATLLLPAATPLFLSAVQCTSSALDGRLADARTWLLLSAGLDVLYVLVALLVFDALMED; from the coding sequence ATGAACGCTCCCCCGGGATTCTTCAAGGCCGCCTGGATCGTCGCGCGGAAGGACCTGAGGATCGAAGGGCGCACGAAGGAGACGCTCGCTGCGAGCCTGCTGTTCGCGCTCGTCACGCTCGTCGTCTTTGCGTTCGCCTTCGGGATCGACACGATCAAGCGCATGGGGAGCCCCCAGGTCATCCCGGGGATCCTCTGGGTCACCGTCGCGTTCTCCGCGATCGTCGGGTTCACCCGCTCGTTCCGCCTGGAGCGCGACCGGAGCGCGTTCGTCGCCGTGGCCATGGCGCCGATCGACCGCGGCGCCGTCTTCGCCGGGAAGTGGATCGCGAACGTCGTCCTCCTGATCGCGATCGAGGCGATCCTGCTCCCCTTGACCGCCGTCTTCTTCGACGCCGACATCGTGACCCCCGCGGGTCCGTTGGCCCTCGTCGTCCTCGTGCACACGCTCGGGCTCGCGGCGCTCGGCACGCTCTTCGGCGGCGTCGTCTCGCGGCTCGGCCGCGGGGAGGCGCTCCTCGCGACGCTCCTCCTCCCGGCCGCGACGCCGCTCTTCCTCTCCGCGGTCCAGTGCACGTCATCGGCGCTCGACGGGCGTCTCGCCGACGCGCGCACGTGGCTCCTCCTCAGCGCGGGGCTCGACGTGTTGTATGTTCTCGTCGCTCTCCTCGTCTTCGACGCCCTCATGGAGGACTGA
- a CDS encoding CcmD family protein, with translation MKSYSFLFWGYLVVWAGLVVYFALLARRIADVGRRLDALERKTKATA, from the coding sequence ATGAAGAGCTACTCGTTCCTGTTCTGGGGCTATCTCGTCGTCTGGGCCGGGCTCGTCGTGTACTTCGCGCTCCTCGCGCGACGGATCGCCGACGTCGGCCGCCGTCTCGACGCGCTCGAGAGGAAGACGAAAGCTACGGCTTGA
- a CDS encoding cytochrome c biogenesis protein produces MARRFDAGLMLLLAATAALMALALALVFLNAPEEKVMGAVQKIFYFHVPIAAMTFLAVFVLLAGSVGYLWTRRAVWDHVSVAATEVGLVFCTLVLITGPIWAKPAWGVWWTWEAKLTTTLILWLLLAGSLLARAYATAPDQAARIGSILGVVAALDVPVVYKAVDWWRGQHPIVFGAGKTDPLAPGMGSALMACMFSFLLLFTLLVAARARLAALEGQLAALEDAAARAR; encoded by the coding sequence ATGGCACGCCGCTTCGACGCCGGCTTGATGCTGCTCCTCGCCGCCACTGCGGCCCTGATGGCCCTCGCCCTCGCCCTCGTGTTCTTGAACGCGCCCGAGGAGAAGGTCATGGGCGCGGTGCAGAAGATCTTCTACTTCCACGTGCCGATCGCTGCGATGACGTTCCTCGCGGTCTTCGTCCTGCTCGCCGGGAGCGTCGGCTATCTCTGGACGCGGCGCGCCGTGTGGGACCACGTCTCGGTCGCGGCCACGGAAGTCGGCCTCGTCTTCTGCACGCTCGTCCTCATCACCGGCCCGATCTGGGCCAAGCCCGCGTGGGGCGTGTGGTGGACGTGGGAGGCGAAGCTCACGACGACGCTCATCCTGTGGCTCCTCCTCGCGGGGAGTCTTCTCGCGCGCGCCTACGCGACCGCGCCCGACCAGGCGGCGCGGATCGGGTCGATCCTCGGCGTCGTCGCCGCGCTCGACGTGCCGGTCGTCTACAAGGCGGTCGACTGGTGGCGCGGACAGCACCCGATCGTCTTCGGCGCCGGAAAGACCGATCCCCTGGCGCCGGGAATGGGCTCCGCCCTCATGGCCTGTATGTTCAGCTTCCTGCTTCTCTTCACCCTGCTGGTCGCCGCTCGCGCGCGCCTCGCCGCGCTCGAAGGCCAGCTCGCCGCGCTCGAAGACGCGGCCGCGAGGGCGCGATGA
- a CDS encoding TlpA disulfide reductase family protein, producing the protein MTRSSVLVALSISLLAACGGSQPRNADAKPADAAAPAAAAVRAAPDFELKDVNGRAVHLSDSKGQLRLVDFFTTWCAPCREEIPMFKELNATYGARGFTLLGIAMDDEGASKVKPFVDENKLPYTTLIGSEAVASAYGGVVGFPTKYLIDRDGKIVGYWIGPVPRAILEKAIQDHL; encoded by the coding sequence ATGACGCGTTCATCCGTTCTCGTGGCCCTTTCGATCTCGCTCCTCGCCGCCTGCGGCGGTTCTCAGCCGCGCAACGCCGACGCCAAGCCGGCCGACGCCGCGGCTCCGGCCGCCGCTGCCGTCCGCGCGGCTCCCGACTTCGAGCTCAAGGACGTCAACGGCAGGGCGGTCCACCTCTCCGACAGCAAGGGACAGCTCCGGCTCGTGGACTTCTTCACGACGTGGTGCGCTCCCTGCCGCGAGGAGATCCCGATGTTCAAGGAGCTGAACGCGACGTACGGCGCGAGGGGATTCACCCTCCTCGGGATCGCGATGGACGACGAGGGTGCGTCGAAGGTCAAGCCGTTCGTCGACGAGAACAAGCTCCCCTACACGACGCTCATCGGCTCCGAGGCGGTCGCCTCCGCCTACGGCGGCGTCGTCGGTTTCCCGACGAAGTACCTGATCGACCGCGACGGCAAGATCGTGGGCTACTGGATCGGCCCGGTCCCGCGAGCGATCCTCGAGAAAGCGATCCAAGACCACCTGTAG
- a CDS encoding cytochrome c-type biogenesis protein CcmH translates to MIPAVVVPEGPAKGAYEKAATSLLCDCGCAPQSIKECACMRAEELRTSIAADATAGKSGDQIIAGYVARNGQKILVSPPAAGFNLIAWLGPAAGLLAAALLIGGVISRWKRASKPAAGSPAAGVSDADLARLARDLEDLR, encoded by the coding sequence ATGATCCCGGCCGTCGTCGTCCCCGAGGGTCCGGCGAAGGGAGCGTACGAGAAGGCGGCGACGTCGCTCCTCTGCGATTGCGGCTGCGCGCCGCAGTCGATCAAGGAATGCGCCTGCATGCGGGCGGAGGAGCTCCGCACCTCCATCGCCGCCGACGCGACCGCGGGGAAGAGCGGCGATCAGATCATCGCCGGGTACGTCGCCCGGAACGGGCAGAAGATCCTCGTCTCGCCCCCGGCCGCGGGGTTCAACCTCATCGCCTGGCTCGGGCCCGCGGCCGGCCTCCTCGCCGCGGCGCTCCTCATCGGCGGGGTCATCTCCCGCTGGAAGCGCGCCTCGAAGCCGGCGGCCGGGTCGCCCGCGGCCGGCGTCAGCGACGCCGATCTCGCGCGTCTCGCCCGCGATCTCGAGGACCTCCGTTGA
- the ccmA gene encoding heme ABC exporter ATP-binding protein CcmA, which yields MDAPPLVAAVGVTRRFGATTALDGIDLTVAAGEPVALFGINGAGKTTLLRIVSGGLRPDGGRILIDGADPRRSPAAARGRIGFLSHHTLLYDDLSARENLEFFGRLHGLPDPAARATVMLREAGLEERADEPVRGFSRGMQQRVALARALLHEPRLLLLDEPSSGLDLRSTSRLRAALRETAARGVTWLLATHDLDEGLALCPRWVALDRGRALDAGASTGPDAARLRSLVRGTA from the coding sequence TTGGACGCGCCTCCCCTCGTCGCCGCCGTGGGCGTCACGCGGCGATTCGGCGCCACGACCGCCCTGGACGGCATCGACCTCACGGTCGCGGCCGGCGAGCCCGTCGCGCTCTTCGGGATCAACGGCGCGGGGAAGACGACGCTCCTCCGCATCGTCTCCGGCGGCTTGCGTCCCGACGGCGGCCGGATCCTGATCGACGGCGCCGACCCGCGGCGCTCGCCGGCCGCGGCGCGCGGGAGGATCGGATTCCTCTCGCATCACACGCTGCTCTACGACGACCTCTCCGCGCGCGAGAACCTCGAGTTCTTCGGACGGCTCCACGGCCTCCCGGATCCCGCCGCCCGCGCCACGGTCATGCTCCGGGAGGCCGGGCTCGAGGAGCGCGCCGACGAGCCGGTACGCGGGTTCTCGCGAGGCATGCAGCAGCGGGTCGCGCTCGCGCGCGCGCTCCTGCACGAGCCGCGCCTCCTCCTCCTCGACGAGCCGTCGTCGGGGCTCGACCTCCGCTCCACAAGCCGTCTCCGCGCGGCGCTCCGCGAGACCGCGGCGCGGGGCGTCACCTGGCTCCTCGCGACGCACGACCTCGACGAGGGGCTCGCGCTGTGTCCCCGGTGGGTCGCCCTCGACCGCGGTCGCGCCCTGGACGCGGGCGCCAGCACCGGCCCGGACGCCGCGCGCCTCCGCTCCCTCGTCCGCGGAACGGCATGA